The Methylocella tundrae genome contains the following window.
GCCCGACCAGCTTGTGCCTGGATTTACGGTGCAGGCGCCGGATCTGATCGTGTCTCAAAGCTCGGGCAAGACCTGGCGCGTCACGCATGTGACGCCGACGAAGGCCGCGATCCTGCGCTGTTTCGTCAATCTCGTCGGCTAACCCATGTCGCTCGCGCGTCTCGCCCTGCGCCTTGCCGCGATCGAGGCGCTTTGCCCGTCCGCGACTGTCGCGACGGGGCCTTATCCGACCGTCGCCGGCGCGCGCGTCGACGACAGCCGCGTCGATCTCATCGCCGCTGCGGAAAGCCCAGAGGCCATCGCCGCGGCTCTCGCAGCGCTGGAGAACAACCCGCTGCTGGTCGTCTACACGGAAGAACAGCAGACATCGCCGTATGGGGACGTCAGATATCCAGCGGCGGAGGAGGTCGTCACCCTCGTCATCGAGGCCATGATCGCGGGTTCCGGCGTCATGCAGATCGAGCTGCCTGATGGAACCATCCAGTCGATCGGAACGCTCGAAGCGCCGGTGACAGATCGCCAGCATGAGGCGATGCTCGATCTCCTCGAGGCGCAGGTCCGCTATATTCTCACCATCAAAAACCGCGCGCCGACGGCCGTCCTCTATAACAAGGTGGCCATGGAAACGCGGATGATCCATTCGGACCCGCAGCGCGCCGCCGACCGCACGCTGCGGCTCGCTTCACGCACCATCAAGTTTCACGTCAAGGTTAAAGCGGAAGTCTGGCCGGCGCCCGTCGCGGCGTTGCCGGAGCCTCTCGCGAGCGTCGCGGCTGGCCTGGCGCCCGGCTCATCCGGCGCGCTGCTCTGCGCATCTCTTCTTCCGCTCATTCCTGGCGCACCTGCGCTGCCGCCGCCGCTCCAGGGCATCGACATTTACACTCATCTCGACGGCACAGCATCCGCGACCGATCCGGATGGCGTGCACGCCGTCGCCGCCGCGATGGATTTCAGCAGCGGCGGCAACAGCGGCCTCATCGCCGCGCTCGCTGGTTAGACGTCAACTTTTGAGGATTGATCATGTCCCAACGCCATGTCCAGGCGCATCTCGTCCATCCGTCGCACAAGCTGCCTATTCCCGGCACGCAGCGGTTCTTCTCCGCTGATGACGCCGGCGAGACCATCGATCTGTTCGATTCATTCTGGCTGATGCTGCTGCACGATGGTTCGCTCGCGCTCGGCCCGCGCCTTTCTGATGCGCCAGCGGCTCACGACGAGCCGATCGCCTGATTTCACACGTGGATTCTGAGCCCATTCTTTCTTCGCATCATCTTGGGGAGCCTCGCCCGTGACCAATGGCGTCATCTTTCAGTACATTCCAGGCACGGGGCTGGCCGCGCCCGGCCAGTTCTTCGAAGTCAACTCCGGCGGCCAATATCAGCCGACGACCCGCATCGTGCTGCAAGGTCACGCCACCGCGGCCGGATCGCTGGCGCTCGATACGCCGACGCCCGTCGCCTCGCAAAATGACGCCGACGCCTTCGCTGGCCCCGGCTCGATGCTGCGTGAGATGTTCCGCCTCGCCGCGGCGAATGCGCCGGCCCAGCCGATCTGGATTGAGGCTGTCGCCGATCCCGGCACGCCCCCCGCGCAATGGACGCTGACCGTCGCGACGCTTCCGGCGCCCGGACAGGGCGTCATCGAGATCTGCGGCCGCCAGATCCCGATCGCCGTCTCGACCACGGATACAACCGCGACCGTCGCGGCCTCGCTCGGTGCGGCCATCAACGCCTTCTACGACACGCTGACCAACGCCATGCTGCCGCTGACCGCGACGGTCGCGACCAATGTCGTGACGCTCCTGGCGCGTCACGCCGGCGCCATCATGAACGACGTCGATATCTACAATTCGACGGCGCCTTCCAATGTTCTGGGCGCCACGGGGGTTTTGACCGTCGCGCAGCCGGTGCTGGGCACGGGAACGCCGACCCTGTCTTCCGCGCTCGCCGCCCTCGGCGATGATCCAGCCGATTTCGTCGCCTCGCCCTTCTCCGACGCAATCAATCTCGCGGCGGCGAGCATAGCTTTCAATGACACTTCAGGCCGCTGGTCCTGGAGCCGCCAGAGCTATGGTCATTACTGGACCGTTTCGACCAGCGCTTTCTCGGCGCTGACGACGCTCGGTCTCAGCCTCAATGACCGCCATGAGCTCATCATTGGCCGCTTTCCGGGCTCGGTTACGCCGTCCTGGGAATGGGTCGCCGGCCGCACCGCCCTTGAATCGACATGGCTCTCCGACGTCACCACCGGCAACGTCTCGCGCAACCAGACTGGCCGTGTGGTGCAGGGCGTGCGCGGTCCGCGCAGCCGTTCAGGCCTGTGGAACTATTCGGCGCGCAACACGCTTTTGAATTCCGGCATTTCGACCACGACGATCGACACCAGCGGCAATGTCATGATCGACAAGACCGTGACCTGCTACCGCGTCGGCACGTCGGGCCAGCCGGATACGGTGTTTCGCGATATTCAGGCGATCTATCAGGCCGCCGGCGGCATTCAATACATCCGCGCCATGCTGGCCGTCGAGCAGGGCCAGAAATCCTTCGCGGCGAGCAACCCTGGCAATCTGGCGGCGATCTCGACGCCATCCGATATCAAAGGCACTTTCGTTCACGCCTATACGGATCTGGTTGACCGGGGCGTCTTCCAGGATGCCGACACGTTCACCCGCAATCTGATCGTGCAGGCCAATGCGAGCAACCCCGCGCGATGCGACGTTCTGGCGCCGATCGAGCGCGTCAATCCGCTCGATATTCTGGCCGTCAACGCGACTTTCTATCAACAGTATCCGACCGGGTTCTGACCGGTAAAATTAGGGACTTACATATTTAACGACCTCAATTAAGGGAACTCATAGGAGAAATCAGATGCATTACAGGAACGGACGTGAAGCAAGGAACGGCGACAAGATTGTGAGGCTCGAAGGCGGAAAGATAGTTGCCTTCGGCGTTCTGCACAGCGCAGTGCCAGGCTATGACTACTGCAACGGTAATATTGCCGTCATCCAACCGCCCAACGACTACGCCTGCATGTGTGATTGTCTACACATCGACGACGTGGCGGCAGTTCTTGCCGAAGGGGGGATGGATAAACGTCCTGAAGGAAAATAGGGAGTTATCTATATAAATCCCCAAAATTAGGAGCCTTTCATGGCAGACTTCGGCGGCTTTATGCGCTTCACGGTCAACGGCAGTCCGCTGACCTTGCGCGCTAAATTTGAAAGCGAACCGTCCGCGCTCGAGATGGACGGGGGCGCGAATCAGAACGGCTCGATCTATCGCACGATGAAGCCGATGGGCTACATCTTCGAGCCGACCTTCGAGGATACGCCGACAGGCACGGCGACGGCGCTCGACTGGGCCGCGATCATGCTTGGCGGCCCGTACAATATCTCGCTCGTCGAAGAGCAGACCGGCCGGCTGCACACCTGGACCGGCGCGCAATTCGAAGGCAAGCCCCGCGTCGATCACATGACCGGTGAAGTCACCGGCATCAAGGGTCGCGCCACGGCCTACGCCAAGACGAGCAGTTAAGATGAAAATCAAAACAATCGCATTGGCGCAGCCTGTCGAGCTGCACGGCAAGATGATCACGGAGATCGCGATCAAAGAGCCAACCGGCGGCCAATATCTCGATTTTGGGGAGCCTCATATTTACACCCAGTCGAGCGGCGGGTTTTTTGCGGTCGAGGATAAGTCTGTCGTAGCCAATTATCTTGACGCCTGCGTGCAGCACGAAAGTGGCTCGCACGTTTTGCGGCTGCTTTCGCTCGCCGATGCGCGAAAGGTGAAAAAGGAACTTCTGAGTTTTTTTACGGTCGGCGCCCAGGAGACCTCAGAATCATAATCGACGCGCTCGTTTTCGACCTTCAGATGCGGGATGTCGAAGCCATGTCGTTGACGCGCATCGTCTACTGGTTTGACCGCGCGATTCTGCGCAAAAAGAAAGCGAAAGGGTAGGCCGGTGGCGGGTTCGATGATGGAGGCGAAACTTGTCATCAGCGGCGAGGATCGGACCGCGCCGATTTTCGCGGAGATCGAGCGAAAGCTCACGGCAATCAGCGGCGTTTCCGACCAGATCGGCCGCGTTTCTGGAAGCATTGCCCGGGTCGCCCCTGATTTCGATCGCATGTCGAGAAGCGTTTCCAAATTCGGCATGAACGCCGCCAATATGCAGCGCCTCGCCCAATCGGTCTCTTCGGTTGGAACAGCCTTTGGCGGCGTGGCGGGCGACGTCGCCAGAACGTCGACGCAGGTCGGCAGGCTGTCGCGTGCGCTCCATA
Protein-coding sequences here:
- a CDS encoding phage tail sheath subtilisin-like domain-containing protein gives rise to the protein MTNGVIFQYIPGTGLAAPGQFFEVNSGGQYQPTTRIVLQGHATAAGSLALDTPTPVASQNDADAFAGPGSMLREMFRLAAANAPAQPIWIEAVADPGTPPAQWTLTVATLPAPGQGVIEICGRQIPIAVSTTDTTATVAASLGAAINAFYDTLTNAMLPLTATVATNVVTLLARHAGAIMNDVDIYNSTAPSNVLGATGVLTVAQPVLGTGTPTLSSALAALGDDPADFVASPFSDAINLAAASIAFNDTSGRWSWSRQSYGHYWTVSTSAFSALTTLGLSLNDRHELIIGRFPGSVTPSWEWVAGRTALESTWLSDVTTGNVSRNQTGRVVQGVRGPRSRSGLWNYSARNTLLNSGISTTTIDTSGNVMIDKTVTCYRVGTSGQPDTVFRDIQAIYQAAGGIQYIRAMLAVEQGQKSFAASNPGNLAAISTPSDIKGTFVHAYTDLVDRGVFQDADTFTRNLIVQANASNPARCDVLAPIERVNPLDILAVNATFYQQYPTGF